GCGGTCGTTCAGTGGATTGTTCGTGCAGGTTGTGGTCCGAGTGCCGGACGGCGAAGTCAGTAGTCGGTCCCTGGTAACGTTTTTGCCACGGACGGTATTGAATTTCTTTCGATTCTGGAGGCAATCACCGCCAAAACGCCGTGTCGCACTCACTGTTCCGGTCGGCCACTCCTGTGGTGTAGAAAAAATGACCGGTTTTTACGGCACATCGCGAGGCAGGACCAGGCACCAGGCAAACCGGATGCCTGCCGGATTCGTCCTGTCCACTGGTGATAAAAATGTACGAAACCGGTCGCAGGCCTGACGCGATTTCGCAGTCCTGCCTGATTGTCCGGTACGGCCGTTGTTTTACGCCAGGCAGCCTAATCTCCGGTTTCGGAAAGAATTTCGCGAATGGTATCAGCGAGGACTTCAGTGGCGACTTCCGTCTGATCTCCGGAGTGCATGACTTTGACCTGCCATGTTCCGGCAGCTAACTCGTCTGTGCCGGCAATCAAAGCTAACGCGAATCCCCGTCGATCGGCATATTTGAGCTGACGACCGATCTTTCCCTCCTCCGGATAGACTTCCACACCAATTCCGCTGCCACGCAACATTCCGGCGGTTCGCTGATATTCCACCAGATGTTCCCTGGCAAACATGGTAATCAGCACATTGGCGGGTGTGGATTTTCCGGCTGTCATGCCAAGTTCGTCCATTGCCGCCAGCATTCGATCCAGGCCCAGGCTTGCTCCAACGCCTGGCAGTTGGCGAGACGTGAATTTTGATGCAAGATCATCGTAGCGACCACCGGAACAGACACTGCCGATTGTCGGAAGGTCATTGAGAATGGTTTCATAGATGGTTCCTGTATAGTAATCGAGGCCTCTGGCAATCGATACATCCAGACGCACACGGTCTTCCGGAAGTCGGCAGCCACGAACTGTTTTGAACAGTTCCTCAAGGTGACTCAGTCCTTCTTCACCTGTCGGACTGCCTTTCAGGATACCGTCCAGTTGTGAAAGGACAGCCTCGGGTTTTCCGGTTACCTGGGCCATATCCAGCACACCAGCGACGTCGGATGTGCTGAGTTTGACGCGCTCCTGCATCTCAGCGGCGACCGCGTCACGGCCAATTTTGTCCATTTTGTCGAGGCACCTCAGGATCCCTGATGCAAACTCCTGCAGCTGTCGTTTTTCCAGAAAGCCGTTAAGTACTTTGCGATTGTTGACTCGTACAGTAAAACGATCGATGCCGATGGCATCAAACAAATCGTTGATCACCAGCAGGGTTTCAATGTCGGCAGTATTACTGGCAGTGCCGATGGTATCAAAATCACACTGCATGAATTCACGGTAACGACCCCGCGCCGGTCGTTCACCGCGCCACACCGGAGCTATATGGTACCGCCGGAACGGTGTGCCAATTTCCTGAATGTGCCTGGCTGCATAACGGGCCAGGGGGACGGTGAGATCGAAGCGCATCGCGACATCGCGATCTCCCTGGTCGGTAAATCGAAATACCTGTTTGTCTGACTCCTCACCGCCCTGACCCACCAACACCTCTGCATATTCCAGCGCCGGTGTGTCAATCGGAGCGAACCCATAGCTGCGATATACTCGGCGTGCCGTATCAACGAGATACTCACGGGCAATCATCTGGTCGGGTAAAAAATCACGGAAACCTCGCAGAGGTTTAACATTTTTGCTGGCCATTGACGGTTTGTTCAATTCGCGGACATGTGAGTGGGGATCAACGGACGTTGCGTGACAGTTTAGCCATCTCTGGAAAATTGGCATTCATTCGTAGGGATTTTGGTCGAGATCCGCAGCGATCGATATCGCCAATGCCTTCCATTGAATCTGAATGGCCAAATATAGAGATTTGTTGCTCGGTAACTCAGCGGTGATGGTGCTGAGATAAATATTAGCCAAACCGACAAACAGTCCGGTTTCCTTTTCGGTGTCTCCCAGGTGTGACAACTGATGTTACATTGCATCACACACTTATGGGATGACGCTGCTGGTATGATATGGTCGTCGGAAGTGGTGCTGACGGTTACCATTCTGGTGATTGGATCCATCACGGGACTCTGCAGTATGCGGTCACATACAAGTTCAGCGACACAGCCCGAGTCTGCGATTCTTACAATTCCTGGAGATACGGCCGTTCCGAT
This Fuerstiella sp. DNA region includes the following protein-coding sequences:
- the hisS gene encoding histidine--tRNA ligase encodes the protein MASKNVKPLRGFRDFLPDQMIAREYLVDTARRVYRSYGFAPIDTPALEYAEVLVGQGGEESDKQVFRFTDQGDRDVAMRFDLTVPLARYAARHIQEIGTPFRRYHIAPVWRGERPARGRYREFMQCDFDTIGTASNTADIETLLVINDLFDAIGIDRFTVRVNNRKVLNGFLEKRQLQEFASGILRCLDKMDKIGRDAVAAEMQERVKLSTSDVAGVLDMAQVTGKPEAVLSQLDGILKGSPTGEEGLSHLEELFKTVRGCRLPEDRVRLDVSIARGLDYYTGTIYETILNDLPTIGSVCSGGRYDDLASKFTSRQLPGVGASLGLDRMLAAMDELGMTAGKSTPANVLITMFAREHLVEYQRTAGMLRGSGIGVEVYPEEGKIGRQLKYADRRGFALALIAGTDELAAGTWQVKVMHSGDQTEVATEVLADTIREILSETGD